TGCTTTCGTTTGCAAATTATAGAGCGAATAAAGAATAATTTAAGAACAAATTAACATTAGTAGAGATGGAGCAGCCAGCTAGAAGCTAGGTCGTAATCGGAATTCTATATCTGAATTCATGATCCGCACATCTGCAAAATAAAGGTTGATTCATGGTGATGAACTTTATTTTCTGGTAAGTACTTTAAAATCCTGATTTCAGAAGGGAATAAATCAAAGTTTGAGTAAATATATGCCTAAATAATTTGCAGTTACCAGCCAGACAGTAAGAGCTGATGAAATATAGAAAACTATACATTTAATTGACTAATTCACATGTAATTAAGTGGCTGCAAAGGGAGACCTGAGACtaatataactatataagTTTGTATGGCGATGCAGTACTTGGAAGTTAATTTGTATATTTGGAAGACTAATATATTTGTAACTATATATTTGTAGGTACTAGGACCTTTGAAGCAGTTCAACATATATACGTGAATCATGACAGTAAAAACAAACAGAATGTGATTGAAACATATCTAgataaattattaaaattaGTTAAACTTGAAGTACTTTGTTCAATGATCAACGTCCAGAATAGGTCACTGATATCACTTGCACCCTGTATAAACATGCACTACCTAATTCCCATTTCAGTGATATAAGCATTTATACAAAATCTAAGAAAACAGTTGCTCAAGTATATTCTTATAACAGGGTCAAGGGGCTAGCTAGCTGCTGTTGACAGCTCAAACCAAAGTTTTAATGTTTTACAGGCACATGATCACGAATTCACGATGACTATAAAAGCTAGAATGCTACATAACCACATAATGGATCTGAAACCCTAGCTCAAACCAAGACGCACTGGATTGTGTTATATAATATCAACCCAGGTCAATTGATGCTGATTCTAGTTCTAGTGTTGTCTACCATACACTTGAATGAATATATACATACACTGACCTCGATTGATTAGCTATCTAGCTGAATGTGATTGGATGGTTTGAGTAATGAGATCAATGACAGACTTGAGATTAAATTAGTGtagatatattataattaCTTTAACCTTAAGCACATACCATGATGAACTCGGTCCGTCTACTTCCAAGTCAGTCAATGCCCCTTCAAAGGCTccaaaacatatatacatcatatgttttcttccaactAACAAACAACAATTGATCGAATTGTATGGTTTTTCTAGCTACCAACAAGTTTATACgaagaaaaaagaacataaattctaattaaaaaaaaaaggaaccaGAGATCGATTCTATAATTCTACCCAAGTTAAAATTCTTTATTAATTACTGTAAACTAAACTAAATGGAAATTTATCAGATTAGGTTGTGGTTAACTTGACTAAATGCAGCCACAATTTATCCTCATAGTGGATAGTAAAGCAAGTATTTAATTGCATAGCTAGGTTAGCCGTTAGCCATCGGATTAAAACAAACAGGGTcaataatttgtttttcttgacTATAAACCAATGGACTAATTGCAGTATAATACAACATGGTTTGTCAATTGAGTGGCATCATGCATAAGAATGCAACATTAAGTAATTGATTTGAATAGTGATTAAATCTAACAATTTCCTTCAACAACTGGCACCTCCTCTTGATCGCAGGTCTTAGTCTTCTTGTGTTGGCATTGGTACCGGCACAGGGGACGCCGGTGGTTAATATTCAGGCCCTAAAGATCAAGGCTTGTGTGTGTGCATGTGTTGACAAATAACACCTTACTTCTACTCCCTCAATTGATTTGCTCGAGTGATAAACATTGGGAAGTTGAGGAGGAGCCCTCAAGGATACCAAACTCCAAATCAGATGAACTTTCACTAAACATTGGGAAATGGCAGAGATTGACCAAACTAGATTAAAATTTAGGTGatgaataaaagaaaaggacTAGAAGAACCAAGGTCATACTCTTCATTCTTCAATCCGTACTAGATTTTCCATAAACAGGTAGCTACTCTGATTAACAAAATTTGAGGATTTCCTAAATCCTAACCACAGTACAGTTACAACACACAAGAAAGAACATAATTTGCACTTCTGAGAACCCCCACATTGTTCACTACCGGCTCCATTCAAAGTCTCCTCCATATCTAGGAGTGGTGTTATTCACACGGCTCATATCTTCTGGCTTTACAGAGTTTGCATATGCATGCCAACCTATAAGATAGGGCAAGAGATACTGCAGAGAACATGTGGACATGAATCATAACAGGCAATAATTTAGCAAAACTAGTTGAGGACAGTATAAGTATAAATCAGTAGAGATCTTACATTGAAAGCAGAATTGAGAACAGCAAACTCTGCTCTGGTGACAGGAATATAAATATTCTCGTCCAAGTTGATCAGCTTGTTTTGAACACCTTCAATaaacacaataaaatcataaagtTCATATCGGAAATAATATATAAGGTTGAACAAATATTCAATAAAAGTCATAAAACAGAATGATCAAGTATCCTTAAACTTTCAAATGCGTAAATTCTGCCAGTGCATTACATATTTCATTGTTTGAACATGAAGCATGCTGTTATTTATTGGAAACTGGAAAGCCAGTGCTTTGATGAGCAATGAGAATGTAGCATGCCTAAGGTATACATTTACATCATACAATTATACTGACAAGTGATATATCATGAAAAAGAGAATTACTAAGGTTAAAGAATCGGCCAGATCCATCTGGAAGAGGTTCCACCTTCAAGACCTTCCTGACCTTGCCTTCCTCACTACACAACACATAGATTTTCAATTATTTTAACTTGTACTATAAGTAATCATCTAATGAACAAGGTGCAACATGTATTAGGAGAATATGCATAGACATACAAGGAGTGATGGATACCACAGTACATATGGCCACAGGCCACAGTACCAGATTTCTTTGGCAAACAGAAATAAGCTTATGATATATCATGAAAaaatgtttttggtttttaaatCCAAATTATGACCTTTATGTTCAATATGATGACAAGATGTAAAGGTTAAACCCAGTTAACATGTCATGAGGGAGTTGAAACTCCCATTCTTCAGCATAAAATAACTGATGTAGACATGGCACCTTTTCCCCTTAAAGGGGTCATGGAAAAATTCACAGGACTCCTTTGCACCAAGGCTCACTATGCTTCCAATTTCTGTCACCGATAGTGAGAATACCTACACAAAgtaaatttttcatatatttatacatcCATTACAAGTCCAATCATCTTTCAATTATATACTGGGAAAatgaaaagtgaaaaaaattatagcCTATAGGATTCCAATGTTGTAAAGTAGGAGTTCCCAAAGTAATGTTATAGCCATAATAAAATCGTCAAAATCACTCTTTAATACCATTCACTGTTTGTTGTGAACACATTACCTGCTTTCTGCTCCAATCATACACGCGCACGCCTGCAGCAGGAGCAAACTGAAGCAGCACAAAGCCTTCCCTCGACATTTTGAATGCTCCGGACTGCGCAACACACCAATTTTATCCCATCAAATTCAATCCCAACCCTCTATACAATGAGCACAACGCCCTAAATGAAGCACCAATCACAAAAGCTTACATCCAAAGCCGTAAACTCCGGAGCTTTGGGCTCAACGGTGAGCGCCGCCTTTCCTTTGTATATCGAATGCCCCACATAAAACCTTGCCGGCACCGCAGTAGCTACACcac
This is a stretch of genomic DNA from Argentina anserina chromosome 4, drPotAnse1.1, whole genome shotgun sequence. It encodes these proteins:
- the LOC126791245 gene encoding single-stranded DNA-binding protein WHY1, chloroplastic-like, which produces MLKLEYSLSSPVAVQNPSQSLSSKARVFSPNSFGFAPNSTSFGKRRLALKCRQSEYFDQQRLTAPNPPSAAASAPQSPSGATAVPARFYVGHSIYKGKAALTVEPKAPEFTALDSGAFKMSREGFVLLQFAPAAGVRVYDWSRKQVFSLSVTEIGSIVSLGAKESCEFFHDPFKGKSEEGKVRKVLKVEPLPDGSGRFFNLSVQNKLINLDENIYIPVTRAEFAVLNSAFNYLLPYLIGWHAYANSVKPEDMSRVNNTTPRYGGDFEWSR